In a genomic window of Vigna angularis cultivar LongXiaoDou No.4 chromosome 6, ASM1680809v1, whole genome shotgun sequence:
- the LOC128197424 gene encoding uncharacterized protein LOC128197424, with protein MWWWYTSSFRWPDLNLSVPWSIFRWPELSLSVPWSIFRWPALDFSYWNVEGVIQWNLSLVDDVLWALITGLESIALVALLCYFFVCCGCTL; from the coding sequence ATGTGGTGGTGGTACACGTCAAGTTTCCGGTGGCCGGATTTAAACCTTTCGGTGCCGTGGTCGATTTTCAGGTGGCCGGAGTTAAGCCTTTCGGTGCCGTGGTCCATTTTCCGGTGGCCGGCGTTGGACTTTTCGTATTGGAACGTAGAAGGCGTGATTCAGTGGAACTTGTCGTTGGTTGATGACGTGTTATGGGCCTTGATTACGGGCCTTGAGTCCATAGCTTTGGTCGCCTTGCTCTGCTACTTCTTCGTCTGTTGTGGTTGTACTCTCTGA
- the LOC108341227 gene encoding uncharacterized protein LOC108341227, with translation MDSKSVKNRNIEVDLESGLPLIGDDSKKVSVPSDAKQGKTLFAKVSGGIVGGSIKGDDVPSLIHNESSFSEVSGDLMKVTSTPLMGKDSGNRALQTPTKEKRKKASNKKAPKPPRSPQAPSLDAADLKLIREISELAMLKRARIERMKALKKMKIAKSRSSSSSSTSFLAMVFTVVFFVVIIFQGVPSRTSSVASFQGSPVSTVEAEGGLISVEYQLNPSASNSNVPGSESHDFVQQVVGSDLPEKWRRGSG, from the exons ATGGATAGTAAAAGTGTAAAAAATAGGAATATCGAAGTTGATCTTGAAAGTGGATTGCCACTAATTGGAGACGATTCAAAGAAAGTCTCTGTCCCAAGTGATGCAAAACAAGGAAAGACATTATTTGCTAAGGTTTCTGGTGGGATTGTTGGAGGTTCTATCAAAGGTGATGATGTGCCAAGTTTAATCCACAATGAATCAAGTTTTAGTGAAGTTTCCGGCGATTTGATGAAAGTAACAAGCACGCCATTGATGGGGAAAGATTCGGGGAACCGTGCACTGCAAACCCCAACGAAGGAGAAACGGAAAAAGGCCTCTAATAAGAAGGCTCCGAAACCTCCAAGATCTCCACAAGCTCCTTCATTGGATGCAGCTGACCTTAAGCTAATCAGAGAGATATCTGAACTTGCCATGTTAAAACGCGCAAGGATAGAGCGAATGAAAGccttgaagaagatgaaaattgcTAAATCAcgatcatcatcatcttccagTACCAGCTTTTTGGCTATGGTTTTCACTGTTGTCTTCTTTGTTGTGATAATATTCCAAG GCGTGCCATCTAGAACAAGCTCAGTGGCAAGTTTCCAGGGATCTCCTGTGTCTACGGTAGAAGCAGAGGGAGGTCTAATTTCAGTTGAGTACCAACTCAATCCTTCTGCAAGCAACTCAAATGTTCCTGGTTCAGAATCTCACGA TTTTGTACAGCAGGTGGTCGGTTCAGATTTGCCTGAAAAATGGAGAAGAGGTTCAGGATAA
- the LOC108342364 gene encoding nuclear poly(A) polymerase 3, with the protein MQNAAIKRVNVSSLKTGSAQQKKSKKTDRRSNFGKRFLSSCMEFQSPTSRPTSSDVVLNHHPPFPIIHQFLLPPPLLPTPSTVLLPVPFNPSLFFTMDNQRSISLLQFMVDEGLVPSAEEEDKRKSVIRKLKQVVSSWIKKVACLHQLPDHQIAVTSATVLTYGSYGLGVHSSGSDIDALCVAPFFASIAEDFFIVLHDMLKRRPEVSYIHCVKSAKVPLMRFKFEGVSIDLPYARLNVLYVPENVDILNPFFMRNIDDTSWKSLSGVRANKYILHLVLNIEKFQCILRCLKLWAKRRGVYGTSLGYLGGVHMTVLAAYVFLRHPDATLNALIMHFFQTFAFWPWPTPVMLQEGMLTVIDGIETRSYMPIFLPSSRYEHCHTNITKSTFFRIRSEFLQGHEMTKDILKPDFLWDNVFEPFPYTERYSRFLKICLSSPNHYALVEWVGWVKSRFRGLLLHLEATQGFCDPNPTEYVDSEKTEPNVVFYWGLKSNKNNFLDIDSVKGEFMKIIKNGYEGSPGRMEMSILLASQLPN; encoded by the exons atgcaaaatgcTGCCATTAAACGCGTGAACGTTAGCAGTTTGAAGACTGGGAGTGCACAGCAAAAGAAAAGCAAGAAGACAGATAGAAGAAG CAATTTCGGAAAGAGGTTTTTGTCATCTTGCATGGAATTTCAATCCCCAACTTCTCGCCCTACCAGCAGTGATGTCGTTTTGAACCATCATCCACCATTTCCGATCATTCACCAGTTTCTGTTGCCGCCGCCGCTGCTGCCAACGCCCTCCACTGTGCTGCTTCCGGTACCTTTCAACCCCTCACTTTTCTTCACGATGGATAATCAAAGGTCCATATCTCTGCTTCAG TTCATGGTTGATGAAGGACTTGTTCCGTCTGCAGAAGAGGAAGATAAACGAAAAAGTGTTATTCGGAAGCTTAAACAG GTAGTCTCATCGTGGATCAAGAAGGTTGCATGCCTGCATCAACTACCAGACCACCAAATTGCTGTAACATCTGCCACAGTATTGACTTATGGATCTTATGGCCTCGGA GTTCACAGTTCAGGTTCTGACATTGATGCTTTGTGTGTTGCTCCTTTCTTTGCGTCAATTGCA GAAgacttttttattgtgttgcACGACATGCTTAAAAGAAGACCTGAAGTATCATATATTCACTGTGTCAAGAGTGCAAAAGTCCCTCTAATGCGATTTAAATTTGAAGGGGTTTCCATTGATCTTCCATATGCTCGGCTTAACGTACTATATGTTCCTGAG AATGTTGATATATTAAATCCATTTTTCATGAGGAATATTGATGATACCAGCTGGAAAAGTTTGTCTGGGGTACGAGCAAATAAATACATTCTCCATCTAGTTCTTAATATAGAG AAATTTCAATGCATTCTACGATGTCTTAAACTGTGGGCAAAAAGGCGAGGAGTTTATGGAACT TCGCTTGGTTATTTGGGAGGAGTTCATATGACAGTTCTTGCAGCATATGTTTTTCTGAGACACCCTGATGCCACCTTAAACGCTCTAATTATGCACTTTTTTCAAACATTTGCGTTTTGGCCCTGGCCTACACCAGTGATGTTGCAGGAAGGAATGTTAACAGTTATAGATGGGATAGAGACACGGTCCTACATGCCTATATTTCTGCCATCTAGCCGCTATGAGCATTGTCATACAAATATTACTAAAAGCACTTTCTTTCGGATCAGGAGTGAGTTTCTTCAGGGACATGAAATGACAAAG GATATTTTGAAGCCAGATTTCCTCTGGGATAATGTATTCGAGCCTTTCCCATACACAGAAAGATACTCCCGATTTCTCAAAATTTGTCTCTCTTCTCCTAACCATTATGCACTGGTAGAATGGGTTGGCTGGGTAAAGTCACGCTTTCGAGGTCTTCTTTTGCAT CTGGAGGctactcaaggattttgtgaccCTAACCCTACAGAATATGTTGATAGTGAGAAAACAGAGCCAAATGTAGTTTTCTATTGGGGTTTGAAATCTAACAAGAATAATTTCCTGGACATCGATTCGGTAAAGGGGGAGTTCATGAAGATTATAAAGAATGGCTATGAAGGTTCTCCTGGGAGGATGGAGATGTCCATCCTGTTAGCTTCTCAGCTGCCAAATTGA
- the LOC108341580 gene encoding uncharacterized protein LOC108341580, with amino-acid sequence MAILLSKTHCTTHQFYSLFLGGRYFNATVTASASIVKRWLDSTLYFSRKYVYRNCLVVGLGVHWTPGPDDPPAETLQLCVGSRCLIFQLEHANRVPSNLRTLLNNPNHTFVGFWNQSDRRKLKLSKFELEMHSDPLDLRLFFTNLTQASVEEIVMMCLGYEVSQRRENSWSMWYDFVLSDKQVTYAAVDVYCAFLIARNFKVRNFN; translated from the coding sequence ATGGCTATACTCCTTTCCAAAACACACTGCACAACTCACCAATTCTACTCCCTTTTCCTCGGCGGCCGTTACTTCAACGCCACCGTCACCGCCAGCGCTTCCATCGTAAAGCGCTGGCTAGACTCCACGCTCTACTTCAGCCGCAAATACGTCTACCGTAACTGTCTTGTCGTCGGCCTCGGCGTTCATTGGACTCCTGGCCCCGACGACCCGCCGGCGGAAACGCTGCAACTCTGCGTCGGCAGCCGGTGCCTCATCTTCCAACTGGAGCACGCCAACCGCGTACCGAGTAACCTCCGCACCTTGTTGAACAATCCTAACCACACTTTCGTCGGATTCTGGAACCAGTCTGACCGGCGGAAGCTCAAGCTTTCGAAGTTTGAGTTGGAGATGCACAGCGATCCTCTAGATCTGAGGCTGTTCTTCACGAACCTTACACAGGCTTCGGTTGAAGAGATCGTGATGATGTGTCTCGGTTACGAAGTATCCCAACGGAGGGAGAATAGCTGGAGCATGTGGTATGATTTTGTTCTCAGTGACAAACAAGTTACTTACGCCGCAGTTGACGTTTACTGTGCGTTCCTCATCGCTAGGAATTTCAAAGTCCGGAATTTCAATTAA
- the LOC108318808 gene encoding uncharacterized protein LOC108318808 — protein MARVISHTHVSGHDFYTIDVDGDPVRVTVTSTASVVRRWITSSLNLHRRHVYLRRLVVGLGVQWSPGGSDPPADTLQLCVGRRCLIFQLAHADRVPRNLRTFLNHRSHTFVGFWNHSDRRKLENSEQCLDMCRDPLDLRFFAETENDENLVQDSVNEIVEKCLGYIVDQRREISMSNWNRKYLSREQVAYATVDAYCAFLVGRNSRVWNVETR, from the coding sequence ATGGCCAGAGTCATAAGCCACACGCACGTTTCCGGGCACGACTTCTACACCATCGACGTTGACGGAGACCCTGTCAGGGTCACTGTCACGTCCACCGCCTCTGTCGTGCGCCGTTGGATCACCTCCAGTCTCAACCTCCATCGCCGCCACGTTTACCTGCGGCGCCTTGTTGTCGGCCTCGGAGTCCAGTGGAGTCCCGGCGGTTCAGATCCTCCGGCGGATACGTTGCAGCTCTGCGTTGGTCGCCGCTGCCTCATCTTCCAACTCGCTCACGCCGACCGCGTGCCGAGGAACCTCCGCACGTTCCTGAATCATAGGTCTCACACCTTCGTCGGATTCTGGAACCATTCGGACCGCCGGAAACTGGAGAATTCGGAGCAGTGTTTGGATATGTGTCGCGATCCTCTGGATCTGAGGTTTTTTGCGGAAACTGAGAACGATGAGAATCTCGTTCAAGATTCGGTGAATGAGATAGTGGAGAAATGCCTTGGTTACATAGTGGACCAGAGGAGGGAGATCAGCATGAGCAATTGGAATAGAAAATATCTTAGCAGGGAGCAAGTTGCTTATGCTACCGTTGATGCCTACTGTGCGTTCCTCGTTGGAAGAAACAGCAGAGTGTGGAACGTGGAAACCCGTTAG
- the LOC108342550 gene encoding uncharacterized protein LOC108342550, which translates to MIIVTLNIGAKKEPTPSPQEKMKRISSCVSSFAIQIILVASISVPFTLSQPSFHGDGDLVDQICRKTPFYDLCSSILHSNPLSPKPDLKAVALLMVNNIVANATDTLSYIEGLIKQTGDRELEQALAFCAESYIPLIKYILPQAADAISQGRFAFASYCISDALKEVSSCDKKFSATTQAPLGDRNNIVQKLVNVASAIIKLLLKG; encoded by the coding sequence ATGATCATTGTGACCCTAAATATAGGAGCCAAGAAAGAGCCTACACCATCACCACaagagaaaatgaagaggaTCTCAAGTTGTGTGTCTTCTTTTGCAATTCAAATTATTCTTGTAGCTTCTATTTCTGTTCCCTTCACACTATCCCAACCATCTTTCCATGGGGATGGTGACTTGGTAGACCAAATATGCAGAAAAACACCCTTTTACGACCTCTGCAGCTCCATCCTCCACTCAAACCCACTGAGTCCAAAACCTGATCTCAAAGCGGTGGCCCTCTTGATGGTGAACAACATTGTGGCAAATGCAACTGATACACTGAGTTACATCGAGGGCCTCATCAAGCAGACCGGAGACCGTGAGTTGGAGCAAGCCTTGGCCTTCTGTGCCGAGTCATATATCCCTCTTATCAAATACATTCTCCCACAAGCTGCTGATGCTATAAGCCAAGGCCGTTTTGCCTTTGCCAGTTACTGCATTTCTGATGCTCTCAAAGAAGTGAGTAGCTGCGACAAGAAATTCTCTGCCACAACTCAGGCACCCTTGGGGGACAGAAACAACATTGTCCAGAAGCTTGTGAATGTGGCCTCCGCTATAATCAAACTGCTGCTAAAGGGTTGA